CAAGCCGAGCGAGCCGCAGATTACGCTGCTTGCAGGTCTCGGCGTAGAAGGTGACGCGCACATGGGAACCACGGTGAAGCACCGTAGTCGTGTCGCCAAGGACCCTACGCAACCCAATTTGAGGCAGGTGCATCTGATCCACAGCGAATTGCACGATGAAGTCACGGCCAAGGGAATGCCAGTATTGCCCGGTCAAATGGGCGAAAATATCACCACACGCGGGATTGACTTGCTTGGGCTTCCGAAAGGGACGATTCTCCAACTCGGCGAGGCGGCCAAGATCGAAGTCACGGGATTGAGAAATCCTTGCCACCAACTTGACTCCATTCAGCCGGGTCTGTTGCAAGCCGTCCTCGATCGGGATGAAGCCGGGAATTTGATCCGCAAGGCGGGCATCATGGCGATTGTGCTACAAGGCGGGGTTGTGCGGCAAGGAGACAGGATTCTCGTCACCCTGCCCGAAGGTGAGCATCAAGCGTTGGCGCCGGTCTGATTATCTCCAGATTTCTGCCGACCTTGTTACCGGAAATCCAACACCTCAAAATGAAAAGAATCCTCCGCTTCCTCGCGCTCATCCTCCCACTCACACTCGTATTTCACACTGCCAAAGCTTGGTGGGATGTGGGGCACATGGCAGTTGCCCAAATTGCCTACGACGAACTCAAGCCGGGAGCCAAAAAGTGGGCCGACGGGTTGATCGCGACATTGACGGTCAATTATCCGCAGACCCACAATTTCGTGGAGGCAGCGACTTGGCCCGATGACCTCAAGGGACACGGCATTACTGCTTACAGCAATTGGCACTACACCAACATCCCCCTCAACGACAATGGCGTAGCCATTGCTTGCAACGCGACGCCTGAAATCGACGTGATATGGGCGATTGGACAGGCTCGTTCGATTTTGGGCAATCCGAAATCGACAGATGCCGAAAAGGGGCAGTTCTTGGCCTTCTTGATCCATTTTGTCGGAGACTTGCATCAGCCCTTGCACAGCACGAGCATGTACACCAATGCCTTGCCCGGTGGCGACATGGGCGGAAATCTTTTTCCCCTCAAAGACAGCATCCACACCAATTTACACAAACTTTGGGACGACGGCTGCGGCTATTTCGACAGGTTCGGCAAGGTGGACCGTGCTGCTGGGCCAGAGGTTTGGAAAGATACCATTCAAGCCATCGCAAAGGCCGTCACCCAAGCCTATCCTGCCAAGAGCATCATGGGTCTGGACCAATTGGATCCCGAGTTTTGGGCATTGGAAAGTCACAACGATGCCGTCAACTTCGGCTACAAGGGCGTGCAAAGTGTAGATGGCAGCCGTAAAATTTATCTGAAACCCAACGATACGCCGAGCGCACTTTATCTTGAAGTTGCCCGCAAAATTGTGGAGCGGCAAATTGCATCAGGTGGCTACCGTTTGGCGATGATCCTCAATGCCTTATTCGATGCAAAAGCA
This DNA window, taken from Bacteroidota bacterium, encodes the following:
- a CDS encoding MOSC domain-containing protein, which codes for MITSVNRSPEYTLIKPSEPQITLLAGLGVEGDAHMGTTVKHRSRVAKDPTQPNLRQVHLIHSELHDEVTAKGMPVLPGQMGENITTRGIDLLGLPKGTILQLGEAAKIEVTGLRNPCHQLDSIQPGLLQAVLDRDEAGNLIRKAGIMAIVLQGGVVRQGDRILVTLPEGEHQALAPV
- a CDS encoding S1/P1 nuclease; protein product: MKRILRFLALILPLTLVFHTAKAWWDVGHMAVAQIAYDELKPGAKKWADGLIATLTVNYPQTHNFVEAATWPDDLKGHGITAYSNWHYTNIPLNDNGVAIACNATPEIDVIWAIGQARSILGNPKSTDAEKGQFLAFLIHFVGDLHQPLHSTSMYTNALPGGDMGGNLFPLKDSIHTNLHKLWDDGCGYFDRFGKVDRAAGPEVWKDTIQAIAKAVTQAYPAKSIMGLDQLDPEFWALESHNDAVNFGYKGVQSVDGSRKIYLKPNDTPSALYLEVARKIVERQIASGGYRLAMILNALFDAKAGK